In Thermoanaerobaculia bacterium, the genomic window AACGGTCCTCGTCGAGGACGTCAACCGCTTTCCCGGCCACATCGCGTGCGATTCGGCTTCACGGTCGGAGATCGTCGTGCCGCTCGTCTCCGGGAACCGGCTGATCGGCGTTCTCGACGTCGACGCGCCGCGGGTCGGCCGCTTCGACGAGGACGACCGCCGCGGTCTCGAAGCGGTCGGGGCGATCCTCGCGGCGAAGATCCCCGCCGGGGGGATCTGAAAGGTCCGGCGCCCGATCTCCTCCAGCCCGCCCGTGAGGCAGGCGGAGATCGTTTTAAGGCGAACTCCTCCGCGAAATCGCGGGTGCGCGCGCGACGTTTATGCCGGAGGCGCCGGTCACCTCTTCTTGCGGGTGGCGGCGGCCTTCTTGGCCGCGCGGGACCGCGAAGCCGCCGAACGGCGCCGCGCGGCGCTTCGCGCGTGGCGCGACAGCGCCTTCTTCGACGCGGCGCTCTTTCCCTCCCTTCGCAGCGCGCGCGACGTCACCCGCGACCGCGTCGACGACGGCTTGCGCCGCTGTCCGCTCTGGCCTCTTCGCTCGTCCCTCGCCGCCCGCCGGCGGGTTCGGGGCGAGGCTTTTCCCTTCTTTGGCGGCGGAAGCTCCACGCCGGAGCGGCGGGCCTTCGAAAGCCCGATCGCGATCGCCTGTTTCGTCGAACGGGCGCCGTGCTTTCCTTCGCGGACGTGCTCCATCTCTTCGCGGACGAACTCGCCGGCCTGCGTGCTCGGCGCTTTTCCCTCTCGCTTGTCCTTTCGGGCGCGCCGGAGCGTCTTCTTCTCGGGCATGGTGGCTCCTTTCACGAACCGTCGAAGCAAGACGAATGCCGCGTGCGGAGCCATCACGGCTTAGAATCGAGACGAAAGGAGTCGGCGATGGGAGCGAAAGATTCGCGCAGGGACGCCCGCATCGAACGCTCGGCGGATGTCGTGCGGCCGATCCCGGGCTGATCCGATGCCGACCCCTTCGCAGCTCTTCATCGGTCTCGTCGCGGGCGCGATCGGCGTGGGCTATTTCGTGTACGGCAAGAAAGAGGGGCGTTTCGCCCCGATGCTTTCGGGCATCGCGCTGTGCATCTATCCGTATCTCG contains:
- a CDS encoding DUF6496 domain-containing protein, producing the protein MPEKKTLRRARKDKREGKAPSTQAGEFVREEMEHVREGKHGARSTKQAIAIGLSKARRSGVELPPPKKGKASPRTRRRAARDERRGQSGQRRKPSSTRSRVTSRALRREGKSAASKKALSRHARSAARRRSAASRSRAAKKAAATRKKR
- a CDS encoding amino acid transport protein produces the protein MPTPSQLFIGLVAGAIGVGYFVYGKKEGRFAPMLSGIALCIYPYLVASTLWLCVIGAALLAAPFLVEF